The Treponema sp. J25 genome has a window encoding:
- the trxA gene encoding thioredoxin translates to MSLKLTTAEFKEKVFDYEKNTEWAYAGDLPAIVDFYADWCGPCKMVSPILDQLSKEYEGKIHVYKVNTDEEQELASVFGIQSIPTILFIPKEGQPQAAMGALPKATLERAIQEVLGVTKEA, encoded by the coding sequence ATGTCTCTAAAACTTACAACAGCAGAATTTAAGGAAAAGGTATTTGATTATGAAAAAAATACCGAATGGGCCTATGCGGGGGATCTCCCGGCAATCGTGGACTTTTACGCCGATTGGTGTGGTCCCTGTAAGATGGTAAGCCCCATTCTTGATCAACTTTCCAAAGAATATGAAGGGAAAATTCACGTATACAAGGTGAATACCGACGAAGAGCAGGAACTGGCCAGTGTGTTCGGCATTCAGAGTATCCCCACCATTCTCTTTATCCCCAAGGAAGGCCAGCCTCAGGCGGCCATGGGAGCCCTGCCCAAGGCAACTCTGGAACGGGCAATCCAGGAAGTGCTCGGCGTCACAAAGGAAGCATAA